In one Bacillus sp. PK3_68 genomic region, the following are encoded:
- the mutM gene encoding DNA-formamidopyrimidine glycosylase has translation MPEMPEVETVRRTLQQLVVGKTIQEVEIRWPNIIKQPEQAEQFADALIGETIHDIGRRGKFLIFTLDHYSLVSHLRMEGKYRLHGCGEEEEPHTHVLFKFTDGSELHYRDVRKFGTMHLFQRGQEYNSLPLSQLGPEPFSEDFSVEYVKSKLKKTERTIKAVLLDQKVFVGLGNIYVDEALFRARIHPERKANSLNEEEIVVLQKEIISTLKEAVDKGGSTVRSYVNSQGQAGTFQETHFVYNRKGEPCKCCGELIVKIRTAGRGTHLCPNCQPFPS, from the coding sequence TTGCCTGAAATGCCAGAAGTAGAAACTGTCCGGCGTACTCTTCAACAGCTTGTCGTCGGTAAAACCATCCAAGAGGTGGAGATCCGGTGGCCAAATATTATTAAACAACCAGAACAGGCAGAGCAATTTGCTGATGCTTTGATCGGTGAAACGATTCATGACATAGGGCGCAGAGGAAAATTTTTAATTTTTACCCTTGATCATTATTCACTCGTTTCTCATTTGCGAATGGAAGGAAAATACCGGTTGCATGGGTGCGGGGAAGAAGAAGAGCCTCATACACACGTATTATTTAAATTTACAGACGGCTCTGAGCTGCACTACCGGGATGTACGTAAGTTTGGCACGATGCATTTATTTCAGCGGGGACAGGAGTATAATTCCCTGCCGCTGTCACAGCTTGGCCCTGAGCCGTTTTCCGAGGACTTTTCGGTTGAATACGTAAAAAGTAAGCTGAAGAAAACTGAGAGAACTATTAAGGCAGTGCTGCTTGATCAAAAAGTGTTTGTGGGTCTCGGCAATATTTATGTAGATGAAGCTCTTTTCCGGGCGAGAATCCACCCTGAACGAAAGGCTAATTCACTCAATGAAGAAGAGATTGTTGTTCTTCAAAAAGAGATTATTTCCACATTGAAAGAAGCGGTAGATAAAGGAGGAAGTACTGTCCGATCGTATGTGAACAGCCAGGGGCAGGCCGGTACATTCCAGGAAACTCATTTTGTCTACAACCGTAAAGGAGAGCCTTGTAAATGTTGCGGTGAACTGATTGTTAAAATAAGAACAGCCGGTCGCGGCACGCATCTTTGTCCAAACTGTCAGCCGTTTCCAAGCTAA